The following coding sequences are from one Diospyros lotus cultivar Yz01 chromosome 7, ASM1463336v1, whole genome shotgun sequence window:
- the LOC127806842 gene encoding CRM-domain containing factor CFM3, chloroplastic/mitochondrial isoform X1, with translation MVLSPFPLQFQSQASSSSSSSLCFAILQQPSHSFRTVKFRVSCSQQSIRLGAAQDISTKKKRRLKPSFLDQIRHKWSAKTIPLRDNLPWQEQERKLDEPVDDDEDEDEDEDEDEDEESGGNSSGSDPVSYVPRNRVLSAPWVHGEKPSKGFQRHGEDNVSSNALQEPMNLGSEIDFDGKCERVVEIDETPTGLSGNKAKLPVEGVERDSFSLKSSIVDQVLDGFGGSSGEESGPRRLPWGWKKENNLGPASGDRLKKRNTVLAEGLIPEPELKRLRIVALRMVERAKVGPAGVTQALVDSIHEKWKKDEVVKLKFEGPPALNMKRIHEILERRTGGLVIWRSGSSVVLYRGMAYKFPCVQSYTKQNQVNVNSLRTQENIMDDHARVVGLRDSVATGKSLTRSSARDLKDLSEEERMDLSELENLLDDLGPRFKDWSGHDPLPVDADLLPSVVPGYKSPFRLLPYGVRHGLTDKQMTVYRRTARRMPPHFALGRNRELQGLAMAMVKLWERSAIAKIAIKRGVQNTCNERMAEELKILTGGTLLSRNKDYIVFYRGNDFLPPDVTKTLVEAQKLTAVRHDEEEQARWNASTLIYSNAKAATGPLVAGTLAETMAATSRWGNHPSSKDIENMKRDSVLSRHASMVRHLEKKLAFAKGKFKKAEKALANVQQSLEPAELPTDLEIISDEERFLFRKMGLSMKPYLLLGRRGVYDGTIENIHLHWKYRELVKIIVDRKSFPQVKHIAISLEAESGGVLVSLDKTTKGYAVILYRGKNYQRPHAVRPKNLLTRRKALAQSVELQRCEALKHHISELSKQIGELKSELSMLLNLQEYMATAKEIDEETSYSGMDNASSSNFHMEEDEDEEAYLET, from the exons ATGGTGCTGTCGCCATTCCCGTTACAGTTTCAGTCTCAAGCTTCTTCCTCATCATCATCGTCTCTTTGCTTCGCCATTCTTCAACAACCTTCACACTCTTTCAGAACCGTCAAGTTCAGAGTTTCTTGCTCCCAACAGTCCATTCGACTTGGCGCCGCCCAAGATATCTCCACCAAGAAGAAGAGGCGGCTCAAACCGAGTTTCCTCGATCAAATTCGCCACAAATGGTCTGCCAAGACCATTCCCTTGAGAGACAACCTCCCATGGCAAGAACAAGAAAGGAAGCTGGATGAAccagttgatgatgatgaagacgaagacgaagacgaagacgaagacgaagacgaagaaaGTGGTGGCAACTCGTCGGGAAGTGACCCGGTGAGTTATGTTCCCAGAAATCGTGTACTTTCAGCTCCCTGGGTTCATGGAGAAAAACCCTCTAAGGGGTTTCAAAGACACGGTGAAGACAATGTTTCGAGTAATGCTCTTCAAGAGCCCATGAATTTAGGTAGTGAAATTGATTTCGACGGCAAGTGTGAACGAGTTGTTGAAATTGACGAAACCCCAACTGGGTTATCGGGGAACAAAGCAAAATTACCTGTTGAGGGCGTTGAACGCGACTCTTTTAGCCTGAAATCATCCATTGTTGATCAGGTACTCGATGGCTTTGGAGGTTCTAGTGGTGAGGAGAGTGGTCCAAGGAGGTTACCATGGGGATGGAAGAAAGAGAACAATTTGGGACCTGCATCTGGTGACAGATTGAAGAAGAGAAACACAGTATTGGCGGAGGGCTTAATACCGGAACCCGAATTGAAGAGGTTAAGGATCGTGGCTTTGAGGATGGTAGAGAGGGCAAAGGTTGGGCCTGCAGGTGTTACACAGGCATTGGTGGACTCTATTCATGAGAAGTGGAAGAAGGATGAAGTGGTGAAGTTGAAATTTGAAGGGCCTCCAGCACTTAACATGAAAAGGATTCATGAGATATTAGAG AGGAGAACAGGTGGCTTGGTAATATGGAGATCAGGCAGTTCAGTCGTGTTATATAGGGGAATGGCTTATAAGTTTCCTTGCGTTCAATCGTATACCAAACAGAATCAAGTCAACGTGAATAGTTTACGTACTCAAGAAAACATCATGGATGATCATGCTCGGGTAGTTGGATTGAGGGACTCAGTTGCTACTGGGAAATCATTGACAAGAAGTTCTGCAAGAGATTTGAAGGATTTATCTGAAGAAGAAAGGATGGATTTAAGTGAGCTCGAAAATCTGTTAGATGATCTGGGTCCACGATTTAAGGATTGGTCAGGTCATGATCCATTGCCTGTGGATGCTGACTTGCTTCCTTCAGTGGTTCCTGGATACAAAAGCCCGTTCAGACTGCTTCCTTATGGAGTAAGGCATGGTTTAACAGACAAGCAAATGACAGTTTATCGTAGAACTGCCAGAAGAATGCCTCCACATTTTGCCCTTG GAAGAAACAGGGAACTGCAAGGTCTAGCTATGGCTATGGTAAAGCTATGGGAAAGAAGTGCCATTGCCAAGATAGCCATCAAGCGTGGTGTACAGAATACTTGCAATGAGAGGATGGCAGAGGAACTCAAG ATATTGACAGGGGGAACACTGCTTTCGAGAAACAAGGATTATATTGTGTTTTACAGGGGGAATGACTTTTTGCCCCCTGATGTGACAAAGACATTGGTGGAAGCACAGAAACTAACAGCAGTGAGACACGATGAGGAAGAACAAGCAAGATGGAATGCTTCAACTCTAATTTATTCAAACGCCAAAGCTGCTACAGGCCCACTGGTTGCAGGAACCCTTGCTGAGACGATGGCAGCAACCTCACGCTGGGGAAACCACCCTAGCAGCAAAGATATAGAGAATATGAAAAGAGATTCAGTTTTGTCTAGACATGCTTCAATGGTCAGACATCTTGAGAAGAAGCTTgctttt GCAAAGGGCAAGTTCAAAAAGGCCGAGAAGGCTTTAGCAAATGTGCAGCAGTCTCTGGAACCAGCAGAGCTCCCAACTGATCTGGAAATCATAAGTGATGAGGAAAGATTTTTATTTCGTAAGATGggcttgagtatgaaaccatACTTGCTTCTAG GGAGACGAGGAGTTTATGATGGTACAATAGAAAATATACACTTACACTGGAAGTATCGGGAACTGGTAAAAATAATTGTGGACAGAAAAAGCTTTCCACAGGTCAAGCATATAGCAATCTCTCTCGAGGCCGAGAGTGGTGGTGTACTAGTATCTTTAGATAAAACTACTAAAGGTTATGCGGTCATACTCTACCGTGGGAAGAACTACCAACGTCCTCATGCAGTGAGGCCCAAGAATCTTTTAACAAGAAGGAAGGCATTAGCTCAGTCAGTTGAACTTCAGAGATGTGAG GCACTTAAGCATCATATATCTgaattatcaaaacaaatcgGGGAGCTGAAATCTGAACTA TCAATGCTGTTGAATTTGCAGGAATATATGGCGACTGCTAAGGAGATCGATGAGGAGACTTCTTACTCAGGGATGGATAATGCATCATCTTCCAATTTTCATATGGAAGAG gatgaagatgaagaggcGTATCTTGAAACATGA
- the LOC127806842 gene encoding CRM-domain containing factor CFM3, chloroplastic/mitochondrial isoform X2, translating to MVLSPFPLQFQSQASSSSSSSLCFAILQQPSHSFRTVKFRVSCSQQSIRLGAAQDISTKKKRRLKPSFLDQIRHKWSAKTIPLRDNLPWQEQERKLDEPVDDDEDEDEDEDEDEDEESGGNSSGSDPVSYVPRNRVLSAPWVHGEKPSKGFQRHGEDNVSSNALQEPMNLGSEIDFDGKCERVVEIDETPTGLSGNKAKLPVEGVERDSFSLKSSIVDQVLDGFGGSSGEESGPRRLPWGWKKENNLGPASGDRLKKRNTVLAEGLIPEPELKRLRIVALRMVERAKVGPAGVTQALVDSIHEKWKKDEVVKLKFEGPPALNMKRIHEILERRTGGLVIWRSGSSVVLYRGMAYKFPCVQSYTKQNQVNVNSLRTQENIMDDHARVVGLRDSVATGKSLTRSSARDLKDLSEEERMDLSELENLLDDLGPRFKDWSGHDPLPVDADLLPSVVPGYKSPFRLLPYGVRHGLTDKQMTVYRRTARRMPPHFALGRNRELQGLAMAMVKLWERSAIAKIAIKRGVQNTCNERMAEELKILTGGTLLSRNKDYIVFYRGNDFLPPDVTKTLVEAQKLTAVRHDEEEQARWNASTLIYSNAKAATGPLVAGTLAETMAATSRWGNHPSSKDIENMKRDSVLSRHASMVRHLEKKLAFAKGKFKKAEKALANVQQSLEPAELPTDLEIISDEERFLFRKMGLSMKPYLLLGRRGVYDGTIENIHLHWKYRELVKIIVDRKSFPQVKHIAISLEAESGGVLVSLDKTTKGYAVILYRGKNYQRPHAVRPKNLLTRRKALAQSVELQRCEALKHHISELSKQIGELKSELEYMATAKEIDEETSYSGMDNASSSNFHMEEDEDEEAYLET from the exons ATGGTGCTGTCGCCATTCCCGTTACAGTTTCAGTCTCAAGCTTCTTCCTCATCATCATCGTCTCTTTGCTTCGCCATTCTTCAACAACCTTCACACTCTTTCAGAACCGTCAAGTTCAGAGTTTCTTGCTCCCAACAGTCCATTCGACTTGGCGCCGCCCAAGATATCTCCACCAAGAAGAAGAGGCGGCTCAAACCGAGTTTCCTCGATCAAATTCGCCACAAATGGTCTGCCAAGACCATTCCCTTGAGAGACAACCTCCCATGGCAAGAACAAGAAAGGAAGCTGGATGAAccagttgatgatgatgaagacgaagacgaagacgaagacgaagacgaagacgaagaaaGTGGTGGCAACTCGTCGGGAAGTGACCCGGTGAGTTATGTTCCCAGAAATCGTGTACTTTCAGCTCCCTGGGTTCATGGAGAAAAACCCTCTAAGGGGTTTCAAAGACACGGTGAAGACAATGTTTCGAGTAATGCTCTTCAAGAGCCCATGAATTTAGGTAGTGAAATTGATTTCGACGGCAAGTGTGAACGAGTTGTTGAAATTGACGAAACCCCAACTGGGTTATCGGGGAACAAAGCAAAATTACCTGTTGAGGGCGTTGAACGCGACTCTTTTAGCCTGAAATCATCCATTGTTGATCAGGTACTCGATGGCTTTGGAGGTTCTAGTGGTGAGGAGAGTGGTCCAAGGAGGTTACCATGGGGATGGAAGAAAGAGAACAATTTGGGACCTGCATCTGGTGACAGATTGAAGAAGAGAAACACAGTATTGGCGGAGGGCTTAATACCGGAACCCGAATTGAAGAGGTTAAGGATCGTGGCTTTGAGGATGGTAGAGAGGGCAAAGGTTGGGCCTGCAGGTGTTACACAGGCATTGGTGGACTCTATTCATGAGAAGTGGAAGAAGGATGAAGTGGTGAAGTTGAAATTTGAAGGGCCTCCAGCACTTAACATGAAAAGGATTCATGAGATATTAGAG AGGAGAACAGGTGGCTTGGTAATATGGAGATCAGGCAGTTCAGTCGTGTTATATAGGGGAATGGCTTATAAGTTTCCTTGCGTTCAATCGTATACCAAACAGAATCAAGTCAACGTGAATAGTTTACGTACTCAAGAAAACATCATGGATGATCATGCTCGGGTAGTTGGATTGAGGGACTCAGTTGCTACTGGGAAATCATTGACAAGAAGTTCTGCAAGAGATTTGAAGGATTTATCTGAAGAAGAAAGGATGGATTTAAGTGAGCTCGAAAATCTGTTAGATGATCTGGGTCCACGATTTAAGGATTGGTCAGGTCATGATCCATTGCCTGTGGATGCTGACTTGCTTCCTTCAGTGGTTCCTGGATACAAAAGCCCGTTCAGACTGCTTCCTTATGGAGTAAGGCATGGTTTAACAGACAAGCAAATGACAGTTTATCGTAGAACTGCCAGAAGAATGCCTCCACATTTTGCCCTTG GAAGAAACAGGGAACTGCAAGGTCTAGCTATGGCTATGGTAAAGCTATGGGAAAGAAGTGCCATTGCCAAGATAGCCATCAAGCGTGGTGTACAGAATACTTGCAATGAGAGGATGGCAGAGGAACTCAAG ATATTGACAGGGGGAACACTGCTTTCGAGAAACAAGGATTATATTGTGTTTTACAGGGGGAATGACTTTTTGCCCCCTGATGTGACAAAGACATTGGTGGAAGCACAGAAACTAACAGCAGTGAGACACGATGAGGAAGAACAAGCAAGATGGAATGCTTCAACTCTAATTTATTCAAACGCCAAAGCTGCTACAGGCCCACTGGTTGCAGGAACCCTTGCTGAGACGATGGCAGCAACCTCACGCTGGGGAAACCACCCTAGCAGCAAAGATATAGAGAATATGAAAAGAGATTCAGTTTTGTCTAGACATGCTTCAATGGTCAGACATCTTGAGAAGAAGCTTgctttt GCAAAGGGCAAGTTCAAAAAGGCCGAGAAGGCTTTAGCAAATGTGCAGCAGTCTCTGGAACCAGCAGAGCTCCCAACTGATCTGGAAATCATAAGTGATGAGGAAAGATTTTTATTTCGTAAGATGggcttgagtatgaaaccatACTTGCTTCTAG GGAGACGAGGAGTTTATGATGGTACAATAGAAAATATACACTTACACTGGAAGTATCGGGAACTGGTAAAAATAATTGTGGACAGAAAAAGCTTTCCACAGGTCAAGCATATAGCAATCTCTCTCGAGGCCGAGAGTGGTGGTGTACTAGTATCTTTAGATAAAACTACTAAAGGTTATGCGGTCATACTCTACCGTGGGAAGAACTACCAACGTCCTCATGCAGTGAGGCCCAAGAATCTTTTAACAAGAAGGAAGGCATTAGCTCAGTCAGTTGAACTTCAGAGATGTGAG GCACTTAAGCATCATATATCTgaattatcaaaacaaatcgGGGAGCTGAAATCTGAACTA GAATATATGGCGACTGCTAAGGAGATCGATGAGGAGACTTCTTACTCAGGGATGGATAATGCATCATCTTCCAATTTTCATATGGAAGAG gatgaagatgaagaggcGTATCTTGAAACATGA